Part of the Ammospiza nelsoni isolate bAmmNel1 chromosome 6, bAmmNel1.pri, whole genome shotgun sequence genome is shown below.
TGGATTGGAAGGGAGCTCCTAAAAAATTTAATTGATTTTGGTAATCCTAATGCGATAATATTAGAATGAAAACCCTAAAAATTTAACTGCTTTTGATATTGGATTGAAAGATATCTCCTAAAAATTTAGTTCAATGTggtaatttaatttcatttagtAATACTGGATTAAAAGGGATCTCCtacaaatttattttgatttggtAATATTTAATTGTAAAGGGTCTCCTAAAACTTTAATTGATTTTGGTAGTTTTAGGTTGGAAGTTATCTcctaaaaatttaaattatttcagtaataTTGGGTTGAAGTGAATCATCTTTCTTAAGGGATTATGCAAACTTGCTGGGGTCATGCAGACCAGTTAGAGATGAAATTTATTTGTGAGTGGACATATGTCAATTATCCATCATTTttgtacttttaaaattctcattttttcagAGTCTCTTGATCCAAACAGAACTTTTTCCAGGATTGGCTTCAGGGCTGTGAGCCAAAGGCTGTGGAGAGATGGCTCCTGAATTTAAAACAAGGCAAATAGGCCAGGCCTTTCTACTCTTGATTTCCCAACTAGCTGAGGAAAATGTatggggaaatttgggtttTAAGTAGCTGATTGCATATTTGTCCTTTTCCTGTTGTAATAAAATGCCACCTCGGGATGTATTTTAttgaggagagagggaggaggagcagcaaggCTGGAGCTTGGGTGTGTTTCCCCCTGTGTTTCCTGAGCCTCCCTCTCGTGTCtctggcagctggagaaggagtACGTGTGCCGGGTGGTGGGGGAGTTCCCGGAGCACGAGGTGGTCTGTGAGGAGCCCATCCTGGTGGTGTCCTACAAGGTGGGCGTGTGCCGCGTGGACGCCAAGGGGAAGCCGTGCCAGACGCTCTTCCAGCGGCTCAGCTACAACGGCAGCAGCAGCGTGGTGCGGTGCCTGCCCCGCACGGGCCGCACGCACCAGATCCGCGTCCACCTGCAGTTCCTGGGACACCCCATCCTCAACGACCCCATCTACAACATGGAGGCCTGGGGACCGGACAGGGGCAAGGGCGGCAGGATCGGCAAGACGGacgaggagctgctgaaggcgCTGGTGGAGGAGCATCGCTCCAAACAGAGCCTGGAGATCTTGGGTATCGGGGAGGAGGACTTGAACTCTGCTGGAGAAAGTAAAGACTGTGGGAATTCAGGTGACTGCACCAAGTCTGATCCTGTAAATGGGagttcctgccctgctgaggatGAGAAGGATCCGGAGAGGAATGACGTAGCAGCTTGTCCACTGAACACTGATACCAACCTGGAACCGCCTGATAAAGACAAAGAGCTCCGTTTGTGTGGGAAtcaggatgggcaggcaggggagaagggctgggaagAGAAGGACCCTTTGTGTGTGGAGTGCAGGACGAGCAGGCGGGACCCCTCTCCCAAGGAGCTGGTGATGTTCCTGCACGCCCTGCGCTACAAGGGCGCCGACTTTGAGTACTGCTCCAGCATGCCCGAGTGGGCCATGGAGGACTGGCAGGAGTGACCAGGAcacccagcacctgcaggccctgctggcTGGCACAGTGGCGTGCAGAGACCAAAGATTGACTTTGCATTGTGGCTGAGGTGAACAGAATGTGCcttgagctgggctgggagggatcaGTGGGGTTGGGGAATTATCCCGCTTCCCACAGGTGCTGTGAAAGATGAGCAGGGAAGCGAGGCTAAAACAGGAGTTTTATGCTGCCTTTTAGTGAACTGGCACTTGAGGGCAGCAAGGACTGAACTCTGCTCGGCACAGGCAGCTTTGCCTTCACCTCAATGGATTCTGGATCAATTATCCACATGGATGATGAAATGTATGCACTAAAAGtcaaaaacttatttttcttccagcctGCTGTGTTCCTGTGTCTTACAGTAAGAGCTGCTGGATGTCATGTcataaaaaaaacctgtttttattgtattttgttGTCAGATTGATTTCAAAATTACAAGATTACTCCTTGAGAACACTGTGAGGTAAAACCAGGACACTGTGATCTGTTTTGTGCCTGCTGTTTGTCAGCAGGATCCACTTGCCTTTGAAATCACCAACATTCATTCAAATAATTACTTAAGTTAGTAGTTCTGGGTGCGGGTATTGGGCCTGGTTTTGGAGGTACTGTTCCCCAGATTTTGTCTTGAAGAGATTTTTTAATATCACTTCAGTGTGACAGCtttcaataaaaacaaaagcagttttATGAAGCAGAAGActtctttcaaaataattttagaagtcTTCTTTTAAAGTAGTTTTATATGAATTATTAATACCACCATAGTTCTTATTTTCATTAGTGTTTACACAGTATATTCTTGGCTTCTGGGAgggtttttatattttaatattaattttggAGATCTCAGGTTGGCCAACCCACAGGAATTATTTCCTTCCTCCTAAAATCACTTAATGATGTCACCAGGGTCTGGACATAACTACCAAATCACAATAAACCATTGCTTGCCTCCAGTAGCCCACAGGAGCCAAGTGGTGTCTTTCTCTGAGGATCATCCAGCTGATGTTGaatatttccataaaaattCATTCAGGTTTGAGCTTTGTTCTTCCACATCCTGGCAGTGGTTTCGTGATTTCTAGTTTAATTCCAGGTATTTAGAGAGGTGATGCTAAAAATCAGCGTTACCCAAATTTTGATGCATTGGAATACACCTTTCGTGGAAATAAATGGAACTTGGGCACCTTCAGTGTATTAAAAAAGGGTGGCTGGAGCTGTTACTGGATTTGGAtgcaggggaaaatgggggtAGATTTAGGGATGGCAGTTAAATTAGACTTTGATGTGTCCCAAGTTATGCTTGGAGGTTTTTTGGCAAGAAATTTCTTGCCAAAAAAAAGGCTCTGTCAGGGATTTTCCTGACTGACATTGGGGCCAAAGGACCTGATGAGGaactggagctcagctgcttactgttttttctgcttttcctggaaTAATGGCTGCAACTGGCAACTTTAATTTCCCGGTCAAGAAACCCCTGGGCTTCTGTTTCCAGGATTCTTTGAACTATGACGATTTAGGATTTAGTTCACAAGGAtactacattttattttattttattttattttattttattttattttattttattttattttattttattttattttttcatttaatttcatttcatttttattttatttcttatttttaaaattatttttattttacattttatttttattttagattttatttatttttatttatttatttattttatttatttattttagtttgtcAAAACTGTGCTTGATGTATTGTTAGCTGGAAAAATGTTGTTCTTGGAGATTCCCTGTGATAAATTCCCATCTGAGATTGGGTCTGTGGTAAGTACTGGGTCCTGGTTGTTGGCATAAAGTTTTCCATACAAAATGTAGATCCTGGAAGAATTCTTTTCCTTAGTACACCTTTACTTGGACATGCCTTGACAGTGCTGGGTTAGCTTTGG
Proteins encoded:
- the RPUSD2 gene encoding pseudouridylate synthase RPUSD2, encoding MRHGVRRAVWPAWVRAAGIGVRLPPPPRGDMAEPGPGTGSGRAREEEPDPAGKEEAAPAPKKRRLAGGERYVPPPRKLNPGVSFGAEHFAETSYYFEGGLRKVRPYYFDFRTYCKGRWVGRSLLHVFGTEFRAQPLSYYRAAARAGRLRLNEEPVSDLDIVLKNNDFLRNTVHRHEPPVTAQPIRILAEDEEVVVVDKPSSLPVHPCGRFRHNTVIFILGKEHGLRELHTLHRLDRMTSGVLMFAKTAAVSKRIDEQVRQRQLEKEYVCRVVGEFPEHEVVCEEPILVVSYKVGVCRVDAKGKPCQTLFQRLSYNGSSSVVRCLPRTGRTHQIRVHLQFLGHPILNDPIYNMEAWGPDRGKGGRIGKTDEELLKALVEEHRSKQSLEILGIGEEDLNSAGESKDCGNSGDCTKSDPVNGSSCPAEDEKDPERNDVAACPLNTDTNLEPPDKDKELRLCGNQDGQAGEKGWEEKDPLCVECRTSRRDPSPKELVMFLHALRYKGADFEYCSSMPEWAMEDWQE